One part of the Mangrovibacillus cuniculi genome encodes these proteins:
- a CDS encoding flotillin family protein: MGTGLYIVIGLIAFILIAFIAVFVTKYRTAGPDEALIVTGSYLGGKNVHVDESGNKIKIIRGGGTFILPVFQQAEPLSLLSSKLEVTTPEVYTEQGVPVMADGTAIIKIGGSIGEIATAAEQFLGKSKADREGEAREVLEGHLRSILGSMTVEEIYKNREKFSQEVQRVASQDLAKMGLVIVSFTIKDVRDKNGYLDSLGKPRIAQVKRDADIATAEADKETRIKRAEADKDAKRSELERATEIAEAEKTNAMKTAEYRREQDIARARADQAYDLETARAKQEVTEQEMQVRIIERQKQIELEEKEILRRERQYDSEVKKKADADRYSVEQSAAAEKAKAIAAAEAEQYRIEAMAKAEAERVRVDGIAKADAEKAQGTAESEVIRLKGLAEAEAKRKIAEAFDEFGEAAILDMVLKMLPQYAKEVSAPLSNIDKITVIDSGSDSANGGANKVTAYATNLMSTMQESLKETSGIDVKELLENLSGKGNVRNSIDDLAKQLTAGKAAKQVEAEDEKE; this comes from the coding sequence ATGGGCACAGGTCTTTACATTGTTATTGGATTAATTGCTTTTATACTTATTGCATTTATTGCGGTGTTTGTAACGAAATACCGTACAGCTGGTCCCGATGAAGCACTAATCGTTACGGGAAGTTACTTAGGTGGAAAGAACGTACATGTGGATGAGTCAGGAAATAAAATTAAGATTATCCGTGGTGGCGGTACGTTTATTCTTCCTGTTTTCCAACAAGCAGAACCGTTAAGTTTACTTTCAAGTAAGTTAGAAGTTACAACTCCTGAGGTATATACGGAGCAAGGTGTACCAGTTATGGCGGATGGAACTGCAATCATTAAGATTGGTGGATCTATTGGTGAAATCGCAACGGCAGCCGAGCAGTTCCTTGGAAAGTCTAAAGCGGATCGTGAAGGAGAAGCGCGTGAGGTACTAGAAGGACACCTTCGTTCTATCTTAGGGTCCATGACGGTAGAAGAAATTTACAAGAACCGTGAAAAATTCTCACAAGAAGTGCAACGCGTTGCTTCACAAGATTTAGCCAAAATGGGTCTAGTTATTGTATCATTCACCATTAAAGATGTAAGAGATAAAAATGGTTACTTAGACTCTCTTGGTAAACCTCGTATCGCTCAAGTTAAACGTGATGCGGATATTGCCACTGCAGAAGCGGATAAAGAAACACGTATTAAACGTGCGGAAGCGGATAAAGATGCGAAGCGTTCTGAATTAGAGCGTGCTACAGAAATTGCAGAAGCAGAAAAAACTAATGCAATGAAAACAGCAGAGTATCGCCGCGAACAAGATATTGCACGAGCTCGAGCTGACCAAGCGTATGACTTAGAAACAGCAAGAGCAAAACAAGAAGTTACAGAGCAAGAGATGCAAGTCCGTATCATTGAACGTCAAAAGCAAATCGAACTAGAGGAAAAAGAGATTCTACGTCGTGAAAGACAGTATGATTCTGAAGTGAAGAAAAAAGCAGATGCAGACCGTTACTCTGTTGAGCAATCAGCAGCAGCGGAAAAAGCGAAAGCAATCGCAGCCGCAGAAGCAGAACAATATCGTATTGAAGCAATGGCGAAAGCAGAAGCGGAGCGTGTACGTGTAGACGGTATCGCAAAAGCAGATGCAGAAAAAGCTCAAGGTACTGCAGAATCAGAAGTTATCCGTCTAAAAGGTCTTGCAGAAGCAGAAGCAAAACGTAAGATTGCAGAAGCATTTGATGAGTTCGGTGAAGCAGCTATCTTGGACATGGTATTAAAAATGTTACCTCAGTATGCGAAAGAAGTTTCAGCGCCATTGTCTAACATTGATAAGATTACGGTAATCGATTCCGGAAGTGATTCAGCGAACGGAGGAGCAAACAAAGTAACTGCTTATGCGACAAACTTAATGTCTACCATGCAAGAATCATTAAAAGAAACATCTGGTATCGATGTGAAAGAGTTACTAGAGAACCTTTCTGGTAAAGGTAATGTAAGAAATAGCATTGATGATTTAGCAAAGCAACTGACTGCTGGCAAGGCGGCAAAACAAGTGGAAGCGGAAGACGAGAAAGAGTAA
- a CDS encoding sensor histidine kinase, with translation MMMSKRWFLFVIINVIVVSFFSLTMVGVYFPPIAWDLWWEEEIFDLPWIVVFLSFPIFFTMAMGSIFLYLDFKRQRTLAVWLMEIKDRGMPTASTTEEVARNMSSSSTLLKEVSSSLQGERLEQQRKVNEQSETMEREIQTVVENERNRLARELHDSVSQQLFGASMLLSTLQETSKDTPLASLITKTQGIVHQSQLEMRALLLHLRPVPLKDKTLQEGMYGLMHELEAQTSFEFVATLEDFTCEKGVEDHIFRIFQEAISNIIRHANATKVEVQLLQRNHQLLLFIKDNGKGFEMVDNKLSSYGLSTMKERAEEIGGFCKVVSVIGEGTQVSVTVPLEEREGDQ, from the coding sequence ATGATGATGTCTAAGAGATGGTTTTTGTTTGTGATCATAAATGTCATAGTGGTGTCGTTTTTTTCCTTAACCATGGTTGGGGTTTATTTTCCACCAATTGCATGGGATTTGTGGTGGGAGGAAGAGATATTTGATCTTCCGTGGATTGTAGTATTTCTCTCTTTCCCAATCTTCTTTACCATGGCAATGGGTAGTATTTTTCTTTACCTAGATTTTAAAAGACAGCGTACTTTGGCCGTTTGGTTAATGGAAATTAAAGATCGAGGAATGCCTACTGCCAGCACTACAGAGGAAGTAGCAAGGAACATGTCATCAAGCTCTACTTTGTTAAAAGAAGTATCTTCTTCTTTACAGGGAGAAAGATTAGAACAGCAAAGAAAAGTAAATGAGCAATCAGAAACGATGGAAAGAGAAATCCAAACAGTAGTAGAAAATGAAAGAAATCGTCTTGCGAGAGAACTGCATGATTCTGTAAGTCAGCAACTTTTTGGAGCATCTATGTTGTTATCTACTTTACAAGAAACGAGTAAGGATACTCCTCTGGCTTCTTTAATTACAAAGACACAGGGAATTGTTCATCAATCTCAACTAGAAATGAGGGCCTTACTTCTTCACTTAAGGCCTGTGCCTTTAAAAGACAAAACCTTGCAAGAAGGAATGTATGGATTAATGCACGAACTGGAGGCTCAAACTTCTTTTGAGTTTGTTGCGACTTTAGAAGATTTTACATGTGAAAAAGGTGTAGAAGATCACATTTTTCGTATTTTCCAAGAAGCTATTTCGAACATTATCCGCCACGCGAATGCTACGAAAGTAGAAGTTCAATTACTTCAACGAAATCATCAGTTGTTATTATTTATTAAAGATAACGGTAAAGGATTTGAAATGGTAGATAACAAATTATCTTCTTACGGACTTTCAACGATGAAAGAAAGGGCGGAAGAAATCGGTGGCTTCTGTAAAGTAGTTAGCGTGATAGGAGAAGGGACACAGGTTTCTGTAACTGTACCTTTAGAAGAAAGAGAGGGAGACCAATGA
- a CDS encoding cobalamin B12-binding domain-containing protein — protein sequence MQSMITHATDTMLEGNTSKLISIVEECRKLGWSNLTIFEELLKPALYTVGDKWESDEVTVADEHLATMTVDYILSFLQKAEDSQTKIERTAMLFCVEGEEHYLGLKMTASILSLSGWEVKFLGPNLPTKYAVHFAKKWKPQLIGISVSMRGLIKNVEECTSELASLSHRPSIFVGGRIVALKEKMMLPRNVERITSLYDLQHWLTHKNMQDTSFQKEVTLR from the coding sequence ATGCAATCGATGATTACACATGCTACGGATACAATGCTTGAAGGAAACACTAGTAAATTAATAAGTATTGTAGAGGAATGCCGAAAGCTTGGCTGGAGTAATTTAACTATATTCGAAGAGTTATTAAAACCAGCTTTGTACACAGTAGGCGATAAATGGGAAAGTGATGAAGTTACTGTTGCCGACGAACACTTAGCCACAATGACTGTAGACTATATTCTTTCTTTCTTGCAAAAAGCTGAGGATTCCCAAACGAAGATAGAGAGAACTGCTATGTTATTCTGTGTAGAGGGGGAAGAACATTATCTTGGTCTAAAAATGACTGCCTCCATCCTCTCTTTATCAGGCTGGGAAGTGAAATTTCTTGGACCTAATTTGCCTACAAAATACGCTGTGCATTTTGCGAAAAAATGGAAGCCACAGTTAATTGGTATATCTGTATCCATGCGAGGCCTCATTAAAAATGTAGAAGAATGTACATCAGAATTAGCATCCCTGTCCCATCGTCCTTCTATATTTGTCGGCGGTCGAATTGTAGCCTTAAAAGAAAAAATGATGTTGCCTAGGAACGTAGAAAGAATTACATCTCTTTACGATCTTCAACACTGGTTAACGCATAAGAACATGCAAGATACCTCTTTCCAAAAGGAGGTCACACTAAGATGA
- the liaF gene encoding cell wall-active antibiotics response protein LiaF, whose protein sequence is MKWKEKGILQRLMIVAVILFSIELLFIRTGFLVPIGFASLCMYFGWKKRKKIIWKLVGWLGVIILIALAFELITIRLLFFVLLIWGVVQLSNRKTSAYNVLKQDTASPIQNLVIGHQTTPTSPYVWKDISFNQLIGDSQIDLTGTVLPERECFIVAQQAIGELTVVMPYNVEFSVKHTSLFGETKIVESSTNSNWKQNIYYETVGFQSSTSRVRIITTGFFSRVKVIRG, encoded by the coding sequence TTGAAATGGAAAGAAAAAGGGATTTTGCAGCGCTTGATGATTGTGGCAGTAATTTTATTTTCTATTGAACTATTATTTATAAGAACAGGATTCCTCGTCCCAATTGGCTTTGCTTCCTTATGTATGTATTTTGGATGGAAGAAAAGAAAGAAAATTATTTGGAAACTAGTTGGTTGGCTAGGAGTCATCATCTTAATCGCTCTAGCTTTTGAACTAATCACCATTAGACTATTATTCTTTGTTTTACTAATTTGGGGAGTAGTTCAGTTGTCTAACCGAAAAACAAGTGCATACAATGTCCTAAAGCAAGACACCGCTTCACCCATTCAAAATCTGGTTATTGGGCACCAAACTACCCCAACTTCCCCCTACGTGTGGAAGGATATATCTTTTAATCAACTTATTGGAGATTCACAAATTGACTTAACTGGTACAGTCTTACCTGAGAGAGAATGTTTCATTGTGGCACAACAAGCTATCGGAGAATTGACAGTAGTGATGCCATATAATGTGGAGTTTTCTGTGAAACATACTTCCCTGTTTGGAGAAACGAAAATAGTCGAATCGTCCACTAATTCAAATTGGAAACAAAATATCTATTATGAAACAGTCGGATTCCAATCATCTACCTCAAGAGTCAGAATAATCACGACTGGATTCTTTAGTAGAGTAAAGGTGATTAGAGGATGA
- a CDS encoding NfeD family protein, which yields MLEGIALQDWYLYILIAMTGVTVLYLFFGDVAEGAFAGIDWLNPVLIFSFITFTAGSAYIGELLTSFSSILILIGSALASIGITTLLNIFVLIPLSSAEESLVYTEESLKGRIAKVIISIPKDGYGEIVLEGNGGTISKSAQGYENEDIPEGSHVLVIDVEHGVAVVMPYKPI from the coding sequence ATGTTGGAAGGGATAGCTTTGCAAGATTGGTATTTATACATTCTGATTGCTATGACTGGCGTCACGGTATTGTACTTATTTTTTGGTGATGTAGCAGAAGGAGCATTCGCTGGAATTGATTGGCTGAATCCAGTTCTCATTTTTTCTTTTATTACATTCACAGCAGGATCAGCTTATATAGGAGAGTTGTTGACATCGTTCTCTTCCATACTAATTTTAATTGGAAGTGCATTAGCTTCAATAGGAATCACTACGTTGCTTAACATCTTTGTCTTGATTCCTCTATCATCAGCAGAAGAATCTCTTGTGTACACAGAAGAATCATTAAAAGGAAGAATAGCGAAAGTAATCATATCAATTCCCAAAGATGGATATGGTGAAATTGTGCTAGAGGGCAATGGCGGAACAATTTCCAAATCTGCTCAAGGGTATGAGAATGAAGATATTCCGGAAGGCTCTCACGTTCTCGTAATTGACGTGGAACATGGTGTTGCAGTGGTAATGCCTTATAAACCAATTTAA
- a CDS encoding response regulator transcription factor: MIRILIVDDHEMVRLGVGTYLRLQQDMEVVAEGTNGVEAIELALLHKPDVILMDLVMDEMDGIAATKELISKWPEVKIMIMTSFLDDEKVYPALEAGATSYLLKTSTAAQIAEAIRKTVQGESVLEPEVTQKMMKRMRGGQTQDLHDELTQREMEILQLMTKGKSNQEIADECFITLKTVKTHVSNILSKLRVQDRTQAVIYAFQHGIVTKEGG, translated from the coding sequence ATGATTAGAATATTGATTGTGGATGACCATGAGATGGTACGACTGGGTGTAGGAACCTATTTGCGATTACAACAGGATATGGAAGTAGTGGCAGAAGGGACAAATGGTGTAGAAGCAATTGAACTTGCCCTTCTCCATAAGCCAGATGTTATCTTAATGGATTTAGTTATGGACGAAATGGATGGAATCGCAGCAACTAAAGAGCTAATTTCAAAATGGCCCGAAGTGAAGATCATGATAATGACAAGCTTTTTAGATGATGAAAAAGTATACCCTGCACTTGAAGCGGGTGCAACAAGTTATCTACTGAAAACCTCAACGGCTGCTCAAATAGCTGAGGCAATCAGAAAGACGGTTCAAGGGGAATCGGTATTAGAGCCCGAAGTTACACAAAAGATGATGAAACGGATGAGAGGTGGCCAAACGCAAGATCTACATGATGAATTAACGCAGAGAGAGATGGAGATTCTCCAGTTGATGACAAAAGGAAAATCGAATCAAGAGATCGCAGATGAATGTTTCATTACGTTAAAAACAGTAAAAACACATGTCAGTAATATATTGAGTAAGTTAAGAGTACAAGATCGAACACAAGCAGTCATTTATGCTTTTCAGCACGGTATAGTCACGAAAGAAGGGGGTTAA
- a CDS encoding PspA/IM30 family protein encodes MSTFMQRLTNTVMADLHAVLDKKEEKNPIATLNHAFRQAEKETEKVGELVNRQYRLVDEWETKLDQSKKQLAKRENQLVLANHHQEKELITFAEKEVARFTTLIEDLSQTLQEAKTEVTRLEMKYTEMKNKLEDMRIRQLKVMQQENVVRATEKANHLVDASKYEGTLESKVSQVEKYMKRMEEKLTRQQRFDSIDQRFEELEKKNS; translated from the coding sequence ATGTCTACTTTTATGCAACGATTAACAAACACAGTAATGGCAGATTTACATGCGGTATTAGATAAAAAGGAAGAGAAGAATCCAATCGCCACTTTAAACCACGCATTCCGACAAGCTGAAAAAGAGACAGAAAAAGTAGGAGAGTTAGTTAACCGTCAATACCGTCTGGTAGATGAGTGGGAGACAAAACTTGATCAATCAAAAAAGCAGTTAGCCAAGCGTGAAAATCAATTAGTATTAGCGAATCACCATCAAGAAAAAGAGCTGATTACCTTTGCAGAAAAAGAAGTCGCTCGGTTTACTACATTAATAGAGGACTTGTCCCAAACACTGCAAGAAGCTAAAACGGAAGTAACTCGTCTAGAAATGAAATATACAGAAATGAAAAATAAGCTAGAAGACATGAGAATTAGGCAATTAAAAGTGATGCAGCAAGAAAATGTTGTTCGTGCAACCGAAAAAGCTAACCATTTAGTGGATGCAAGTAAGTACGAGGGAACATTAGAATCAAAGGTATCCCAAGTAGAGAAGTACATGAAAAGAATGGAAGAGAAATTGACGAGACAGCAAAGGTTTGACAGTATTGATCAACGTTTTGAAGAGTTAGAAAAGAAAAACAGCTAA
- a CDS encoding CheR family methyltransferase: MKEPQEVHIVGIGASAGGLESIETFLSATSEEKTSFAYVIVQHLSPNYKSFLPQLLSKETTLPVKVLKDGERIKKNHVYICPPNYYVKMANKNEITLSKYDENQKIHLPINTFFISLAKYVKEKAVGVVLSGKGSDGTIGLKHIKEAGGLCLAQDNTAKFLDMPQNAQSTGSVDFVLPPKKMVKQIHKFFDYRNYEFSEITLREIYQLLYKQTNIDFSHYKSNSMSRRMERRMNLAQETFHSAEEYKRTLLEKPEELKKLQEDLLIGVTHFFRDDEAFLHLRHEIVPKIIENAMANQEKMIRVWSAGCSTGQEAYSIAMVFKEVLEEKDIDMNVQIFATDVNKESIKVASQGIYRQSIVTGFPSSYITKYLRKVEEGYQVSKVIRRMVVFAPHNLAKDSPFVNLDFIICRNVMIYFQTELQQKILSLFHFALKNNGFLFLGPSETIGKMGTFFEPVSLKWKTFKNQVTFDQLSSRSFQSVPTNVAEETAVTRAYDSYRPLTSHKSMDQLHLALIDSSIEPCVVIDEKEDVIFSSTGAQKFLSFPSGRAHYNIHQIVSTNLSVAIGSAIKKVIKTTHAITYKNIHTENGPVSIRVVPLQQRGSMITHFGIFFEQVKALEDSTLFMDAYTFEPEVVISQRIFDLEDELNETKQKLQNTIEELETSNEELQATNEELIAANEELQSTNEEMQSVNEELMNVNVSYEMKINELTGMNNDMDNLLISTNIATIFLNREWEVKLFTPESTRIFKLIEQDIGRSIYDIKNDLDYEELQRDLEDTLYDEKVNERICKTRFGDWYQIKMMPYRTGENKIDGVVLTFTDITQLKSMNNELSVSMQALENAPSNIVLTDFMGRIEYINEKFTYLVDQPKEVILGKKLKEVYQDFIQVQQFDDVWRKARAGEKITTEWIYKKENNQEFWERVTFIPVENSEGDVAEILRIGEEITEYKQSEKRLIQSEMLSAVGQLAAGIAHEIRNPLTSLRGFLQLMQQSKTYNESYADVMMSEFIRLESIITELMVLGKPRSSDKKMVSIHKLLNEVCLVLDSQALMSNSTIERAFVDEDVFVLGIDHELKQVFINLIKNAIEAMGSKGGVMTVSTNSLEDYIEIVVQDNGVGMPPELIERLGEPFLTTKEKGTGLGLMMTKNLIHYHEGSLVFVSEEGKGTTATITLPVSY, encoded by the coding sequence ATGAAAGAACCTCAGGAAGTACATATTGTGGGTATTGGTGCCTCAGCAGGAGGACTCGAATCCATAGAAACGTTTCTTTCTGCAACGTCAGAAGAGAAGACGTCTTTTGCCTATGTAATTGTTCAACACCTTTCGCCTAATTATAAGAGTTTTTTACCACAACTCCTATCTAAGGAAACAACGTTACCCGTAAAAGTGTTAAAAGATGGAGAACGAATTAAAAAAAATCACGTCTATATTTGCCCTCCTAATTACTATGTAAAAATGGCGAATAAAAACGAAATTACATTATCGAAATATGACGAGAATCAAAAAATACACCTACCAATTAACACATTTTTTATTTCATTAGCTAAATATGTAAAAGAAAAAGCTGTTGGTGTTGTGTTATCAGGAAAAGGTTCAGATGGAACAATTGGACTAAAGCATATAAAAGAAGCAGGAGGTCTTTGCCTAGCACAAGATAACACGGCGAAATTCCTAGATATGCCTCAAAATGCTCAAAGCACAGGGTCTGTTGATTTTGTCTTACCGCCCAAAAAAATGGTCAAGCAAATCCATAAGTTTTTCGATTATCGAAATTACGAGTTTTCCGAAATCACACTTCGAGAAATTTACCAACTTTTGTATAAACAAACTAATATTGATTTTTCACACTATAAATCAAACAGTATGTCCCGAAGAATGGAACGTCGTATGAATTTAGCACAAGAAACATTCCATTCAGCAGAAGAATACAAACGTACTTTACTAGAGAAACCCGAAGAGTTAAAGAAATTACAAGAGGACCTACTAATTGGTGTAACTCATTTCTTTCGTGATGATGAAGCTTTCCTCCATTTAAGACACGAAATAGTTCCAAAGATTATAGAAAATGCTATGGCTAATCAAGAGAAGATGATTCGCGTTTGGTCTGCGGGATGCTCTACTGGACAAGAAGCATATTCTATCGCCATGGTATTTAAGGAAGTTTTAGAAGAAAAAGATATTGATATGAATGTGCAGATATTTGCTACAGATGTAAATAAAGAATCAATAAAGGTTGCGAGCCAAGGGATCTATCGTCAAAGTATTGTTACTGGTTTCCCATCTAGTTATATTACGAAGTATTTACGTAAAGTAGAAGAAGGGTATCAAGTTTCAAAAGTCATAAGAAGAATGGTTGTGTTTGCGCCTCATAATTTGGCGAAAGACTCACCCTTTGTGAATTTAGACTTTATTATATGCCGCAATGTAATGATTTACTTCCAAACCGAATTACAGCAAAAAATACTAAGTTTATTTCATTTTGCGCTGAAAAATAATGGTTTTTTGTTCTTAGGCCCAAGCGAAACAATTGGAAAAATGGGTACCTTCTTTGAACCGGTTTCTCTTAAATGGAAAACGTTTAAGAATCAAGTTACATTTGATCAGTTATCTTCTAGAAGTTTTCAGTCTGTTCCAACCAATGTAGCAGAAGAGACTGCAGTCACAAGAGCTTATGATTCCTATAGACCTTTAACGTCCCATAAATCAATGGATCAATTACACTTAGCACTAATTGATTCCTCGATCGAGCCGTGTGTAGTGATTGACGAAAAAGAAGACGTAATATTTTCGTCCACGGGAGCACAGAAGTTTTTATCCTTCCCAAGTGGTCGTGCGCATTATAATATTCATCAGATTGTTTCCACTAATCTTTCTGTTGCAATTGGCTCTGCCATTAAGAAAGTAATTAAAACGACTCATGCCATCACGTACAAAAATATTCACACAGAGAATGGCCCAGTTTCAATTAGAGTCGTGCCTCTTCAACAAAGAGGAAGTATGATTACGCATTTCGGTATCTTCTTTGAACAGGTAAAAGCCCTGGAAGATTCAACCTTGTTTATGGATGCTTACACATTTGAGCCTGAAGTTGTTATTAGCCAACGTATTTTTGACTTAGAAGACGAGCTTAACGAAACAAAGCAAAAATTACAAAATACTATTGAAGAGTTAGAAACTTCTAATGAAGAATTACAGGCTACGAATGAAGAGTTAATAGCTGCAAACGAGGAACTACAGTCGACAAACGAAGAAATGCAATCAGTAAATGAAGAGTTAATGAATGTAAATGTTTCGTATGAAATGAAAATTAATGAGTTAACTGGTATGAATAACGACATGGATAACCTGTTAATCAGTACTAATATTGCTACCATCTTTTTAAATAGAGAATGGGAAGTAAAGTTATTTACACCAGAGTCGACAAGGATATTTAAACTTATTGAACAAGATATCGGTAGAAGTATATATGACATTAAGAATGACTTAGATTATGAAGAACTTCAACGCGACTTAGAAGATACTTTATATGATGAAAAAGTTAATGAGCGAATTTGTAAGACAAGATTTGGTGACTGGTATCAAATTAAGATGATGCCTTACAGAACAGGGGAAAACAAAATTGATGGGGTCGTCTTAACGTTTACTGATATTACACAATTAAAAAGTATGAATAACGAGTTAAGTGTAAGTATGCAAGCACTGGAGAATGCTCCTTCAAACATTGTCCTAACAGACTTTATGGGAAGAATAGAATATATAAACGAAAAATTCACCTATTTAGTCGATCAACCTAAAGAAGTGATATTAGGGAAGAAGCTAAAAGAGGTTTACCAAGACTTTATTCAAGTACAACAATTTGATGATGTTTGGCGAAAAGCAAGGGCAGGAGAAAAGATTACAACTGAATGGATTTACAAGAAGGAGAATAATCAAGAGTTCTGGGAGCGTGTAACGTTTATCCCTGTAGAAAATAGTGAGGGAGACGTTGCAGAAATATTGCGAATTGGTGAAGAGATAACCGAATATAAACAATCGGAGAAACGACTAATTCAATCAGAGATGTTGTCTGCAGTTGGACAACTTGCTGCTGGTATTGCTCACGAAATCAGAAATCCACTTACTTCACTTAGAGGTTTCTTACAGTTAATGCAACAATCTAAAACGTATAATGAGTCCTATGCAGATGTTATGATGTCAGAATTTATCCGATTAGAATCTATTATTACAGAACTAATGGTGTTAGGGAAACCAAGGAGTTCTGACAAGAAAATGGTGTCCATACATAAACTACTTAATGAAGTGTGTTTAGTCTTAGACTCTCAAGCTTTAATGTCCAACAGTACAATAGAGAGAGCCTTCGTTGATGAAGATGTATTTGTGCTGGGAATTGATCATGAGTTAAAGCAAGTCTTTATAAACTTGATTAAAAACGCTATTGAAGCAATGGGAAGTAAAGGTGGAGTCATGACTGTATCAACCAATAGTTTAGAAGATTATATAGAAATAGTGGTCCAGGATAATGGGGTAGGGATGCCACCTGAGTTAATTGAAAGATTAGGAGAACCATTCTTAACAACAAAAGAAAAAGGAACAGGTTTAGGGTTAATGATGACAAAAAACCTGATCCATTATCATGAAGGATCACTTGTCTTCGTGAGCGAAGAAGGTAAGGGAACAACCGCGACAATAACATTACCTGTAAGCTATTAA
- a CDS encoding DUF2269 family protein, which translates to MTFYGFIVLLHVIAAVVGIGSSFAMPTILNKATTRAKALWSIDLLDYLEKMAKFGSLALLATGLLLGVLHTHLFTQVWYIASIIIYIAVQPIVAGILPKKIAALREELAKEDREELSENYLSILKSTQPLNWTMHTAAIVLIILMSIKPF; encoded by the coding sequence ATGACTTTTTACGGATTCATCGTTTTACTTCACGTAATAGCGGCTGTTGTAGGGATTGGAAGTAGCTTTGCCATGCCCACCATTTTAAACAAAGCAACTACACGTGCCAAAGCTTTATGGTCTATTGATCTGTTAGACTATTTAGAGAAAATGGCGAAGTTTGGGAGCTTAGCGTTACTTGCTACAGGTTTACTTTTAGGAGTTTTACATACTCATTTATTTACACAGGTTTGGTATATCGCTTCTATTATTATTTATATCGCTGTCCAGCCTATCGTTGCAGGAATTTTGCCAAAGAAAATCGCTGCACTTAGAGAGGAATTAGCAAAAGAAGATAGGGAAGAATTATCGGAGAACTATCTATCCATTTTAAAAAGCACGCAACCACTGAACTGGACGATGCATACTGCTGCTATTGTGCTCATTATTCTAATGTCTATTAAGCCTTTTTAA